In the genome of Marinobacter sp. ANT_B65, one region contains:
- a CDS encoding nucleotidyltransferase domain-containing protein, with the protein MSDRVDAVQLILFGGRAYGDVHDESDADAAVVLAGLPMNFA; encoded by the coding sequence CTGTCAGATAGGGTCGATGCGGTTCAACTGATCCTGTTTGGTGGCCGAGCCTATGGCGATGTTCATGATGAAAGCGATGCGGATGCAGCGGTTGTTTTGGCCGGGCTGCCGATGAATTTTGCGTAA
- a CDS encoding transposase, whose protein sequence is MPRFKHYNYDQDSMVVINYQEQLQPGTFEHAVHYLIEHKLDLSVFHPKYRNDDTGRTAYDPAILLKIILFAYSKGITSSREMQWCCETNILFKALSCDTVPHFTTLAKFVSSHSDEIEALFEQVLLVCHEEGLLGNELFAIDGCKMSSNAAKEWSGTFKELGERREKLRRLIRHHLKAHYERDEAETEAELDRDIRRAKTILSLDQAAKKVDRFLKTSSPRMGQGKRRKEVKSNITDNESAKMTTSKGTTQGYNGVAAVDKKHQIIIDAQAFGEGQEHHTLQPVLESVEARFKKLGIADNIYQQGTIVTADTGFANEASMKYLHERQINGYVPDNRFRSRDPKFQNQKAKYGKRRQVSFTIEHKRQPNYTDWMKHRVDSPKGKEIYSHRMSVVEPVFGNIGTNKGLNRFSLRSKKKVQSQWQLYCLVHNIEKLANYGRMAA, encoded by the coding sequence ATGCCCCGCTTCAAACACTACAACTACGACCAAGATTCGATGGTCGTCATCAACTACCAGGAACAGCTTCAGCCCGGCACCTTCGAACACGCCGTTCATTACCTGATTGAACACAAGCTGGATCTGTCGGTGTTTCACCCGAAGTATCGCAACGACGACACAGGCCGCACGGCTTACGATCCGGCCATTCTCCTGAAGATCATTCTGTTTGCTTACTCCAAGGGCATCACCTCCAGCCGCGAGATGCAGTGGTGCTGCGAGACCAACATCCTCTTCAAAGCCCTCTCCTGCGACACGGTTCCGCACTTTACCACGCTGGCAAAGTTCGTCAGCAGTCACTCGGATGAGATTGAAGCACTGTTCGAGCAAGTACTGCTGGTGTGTCACGAGGAGGGTTTGCTGGGTAATGAACTCTTCGCGATCGATGGCTGCAAAATGTCCTCAAACGCGGCCAAGGAATGGTCCGGCACGTTTAAGGAACTCGGCGAGAGGCGAGAGAAGTTGCGACGACTGATTCGCCACCACCTCAAGGCCCATTACGAGCGGGACGAGGCGGAAACGGAAGCCGAGCTGGACCGTGACATCCGGCGAGCGAAAACCATACTCTCCCTGGATCAGGCCGCAAAGAAAGTAGACCGATTCCTAAAGACGAGCAGCCCAAGGATGGGCCAAGGGAAACGGCGCAAGGAAGTGAAGAGCAACATCACCGATAACGAAAGTGCCAAGATGACCACCAGCAAGGGCACGACCCAGGGCTATAACGGCGTGGCTGCAGTGGACAAGAAACACCAGATCATCATCGACGCCCAGGCCTTTGGCGAAGGTCAGGAGCACCATACCCTGCAGCCGGTGCTGGAGAGCGTAGAAGCCCGCTTCAAGAAACTGGGTATTGCAGACAACATCTACCAGCAAGGCACCATCGTTACCGCCGATACCGGCTTCGCCAACGAAGCCAGCATGAAGTACCTGCACGAACGGCAGATCAATGGCTACGTGCCGGACAACCGATTCCGAAGCCGGGACCCGAAGTTCCAGAACCAGAAAGCCAAGTACGGCAAGCGCCGCCAAGTGTCGTTCACAATCGAGCACAAGCGCCAGCCCAACTACACCGACTGGATGAAACACCGGGTGGACAGCCCGAAGGGCAAAGAGATCTACAGCCACCGCATGTCAGTGGTAGAACCAGTGTTCGGCAACATCGGCACGAATAAGGGGCTCAATCGCTTCAGTTTGCGGAGCAAGAAGAAGGTACAGAGTCAGTGGCAGCTGTACTGCCTGGTACATAATATTGAGAAGCTGGCGAATTACGGACGGATGGCTGCGTGA
- a CDS encoding DUF2442 domain-containing protein — protein sequence MSELLVESAKHKIGHILEIEFNDGHVVCVDFAPFIFSNGHPDYEPYKSVENFLDFEIVDGNLNWDDYTMIFPVEDLYNNRLIKR from the coding sequence ATGTCAGAACTATTGGTTGAATCCGCCAAGCATAAAATTGGTCACATACTGGAAATAGAATTTAATGATGGCCATGTTGTTTGTGTCGATTTTGCTCCATTTATATTCTCAAATGGGCATCCTGATTATGAACCGTATAAATCGGTAGAAAATTTTCTTGATTTTGAGATAGTAGATGGGAATTTAAATTGGGATGATTACACGATGATTTTTCCAGTAGAAGACCTTTATAATAATCGGCTTATTAAACGTTGA
- a CDS encoding Txe/YoeB family addiction module toxin: MKLIFSENAWEDYLYWQKTDKKILNRINKLIKETTREPFEGVGKPEPLKHSLAGYWSRRINEEHRIVYKITDDAVLIAQLRYHY, translated from the coding sequence ATGAAACTCATCTTCTCCGAGAACGCTTGGGAAGACTATCTGTACTGGCAGAAAACCGACAAAAAGATTCTTAACCGAATCAACAAGCTGATCAAAGAAACCACGCGAGAGCCGTTCGAAGGTGTTGGCAAACCAGAGCCCCTCAAACACAGCCTTGCCGGGTACTGGTCTCGCCGGATAAACGAAGAACACCGAATAGTTTACAAAATCACGGATGACGCTGTGCTTATCGCCCAGCTCCGGTATCACTACTGA
- a CDS encoding ABC transporter permease — MLAFLVQRISQALLVMFVISVIAFAIQDGLGDPLQEMVGMSVSQEEREALREELGLNDSIVVQYLRFAGKAIQGDLGNSYFYGKPTLEVISEHLPATLELVIGASLIIMLLSVPIGVYAAIRPQALLAKFFMGVSTVGISIPVFLTAIVLIQIYSIGITVEWFPADTGWGQWLNGALSTEGGLPSYGRGDDLTHLFGTWYSGFFSESGLLHLILPCVSLASIMLPLFIRLIRAEMMEVLQSDYIRYARAKGLSAMRINFLHALKNTMLPVITVGGVQIGVMVAYTILTETVFQWPGVGLMFLEAITRSDIPLIVAYLMVVGLIFVVTNTLVDLVYGLVNPTVKLTGKKA, encoded by the coding sequence ATGTTAGCGTTTTTGGTTCAGCGAATATCCCAGGCACTGCTGGTTATGTTCGTGATCAGTGTGATCGCGTTTGCCATCCAGGATGGTCTTGGAGATCCACTTCAGGAAATGGTGGGTATGTCCGTTTCCCAGGAGGAGCGGGAAGCCTTGCGTGAGGAGCTGGGGCTGAATGATTCCATAGTGGTGCAGTATCTGCGTTTTGCAGGTAAAGCCATTCAGGGAGACCTGGGTAACTCCTATTTTTACGGCAAGCCCACTCTTGAAGTGATTTCCGAGCATTTGCCGGCGACCCTGGAACTGGTGATCGGTGCCAGCCTGATCATAATGCTGTTGTCGGTGCCCATTGGTGTCTATGCCGCCATTCGGCCTCAGGCTTTGCTCGCAAAATTCTTTATGGGCGTGAGTACCGTCGGGATATCCATTCCGGTCTTCCTCACGGCCATTGTTCTTATCCAGATATATTCCATTGGCATAACCGTTGAGTGGTTTCCTGCGGATACCGGCTGGGGGCAGTGGCTGAACGGAGCCTTGAGCACTGAGGGCGGCCTGCCATCCTATGGCCGGGGCGATGATCTGACGCATCTTTTCGGCACCTGGTACTCCGGCTTTTTCTCCGAGAGTGGTCTGCTGCATCTGATACTGCCCTGTGTGTCCCTGGCGTCCATCATGCTGCCGCTGTTCATTCGGCTGATCCGTGCGGAAATGATGGAAGTGTTGCAGAGCGACTATATTCGCTATGCCCGTGCTAAAGGCCTCAGTGCAATGCGCATCAACTTTCTGCATGCCCTCAAGAACACCATGCTGCCGGTTATCACCGTAGGTGGTGTGCAGATTGGCGTTATGGTGGCTTATACGATTCTCACAGAAACCGTTTTCCAGTGGCCCGGCGTCGGCCTGATGTTTCTGGAAGCTATCACCCGCAGTGATATTCCCCTGATCGTTGCCTACCTGATGGTTGTAGGTCTGATCTTTGTGGTTACGAACACACTGGTGGATCTGGTTTACGGGCTGGTGAACCCTACGGTCAAACTGACAGGTAAGAAAGCATGA
- a CDS encoding phospholipase D-like domain-containing protein: MSKSIRDKANEAARKARAKASEWIEDAKPLIDEAAPILEKGMDFAKSASQKVTTSTKVGGTVGGALGLIVAGTGGMGIAAMGGAIGVPVALVTALVGAGVGSRVGSEREKAELIRKLEIIADERSADGLAIDEHEDFVERIVGKDAHFSALHGAIDSANNTLCIRSGWISSSVINDSLCMRFKEAMERGVTIYIESGWRKSGESKAIETSFTVEAKNKLSELIIFSHNAHEKDPKSVVGRFMVGDVPTHIKEVVVDSDYYISGSNNWLSNGLHSNKEASHIIRLPQIAREIRDETILSVRTHLSEIHSSDI; this comes from the coding sequence ATGAGCAAATCTATTCGCGATAAGGCAAACGAAGCTGCACGTAAAGCTCGTGCAAAAGCTTCAGAATGGATCGAAGATGCGAAACCTTTAATCGATGAGGCCGCACCTATTCTTGAAAAAGGGATGGATTTCGCCAAATCCGCATCACAAAAGGTAACCACATCAACAAAAGTGGGTGGAACAGTTGGTGGTGCTCTGGGGCTGATTGTGGCTGGCACCGGGGGCATGGGAATAGCTGCCATGGGTGGCGCGATCGGTGTCCCTGTAGCGCTTGTAACTGCTCTTGTTGGTGCGGGAGTAGGCAGTCGCGTAGGTTCGGAACGCGAAAAGGCAGAGCTAATCCGGAAGCTCGAGATAATAGCTGATGAAAGAAGCGCAGATGGCCTGGCTATAGATGAGCATGAAGATTTTGTAGAAAGAATAGTTGGTAAAGATGCACATTTTTCAGCGCTTCATGGAGCCATCGATAGCGCCAACAATACTCTATGTATACGCTCGGGGTGGATTTCGAGCTCGGTAATAAACGACAGCCTATGCATGCGATTTAAAGAGGCAATGGAGCGCGGAGTAACAATTTATATCGAATCCGGGTGGAGAAAATCTGGCGAATCAAAAGCCATCGAAACGTCATTTACAGTTGAGGCTAAAAATAAGTTGAGTGAACTCATCATTTTTTCGCATAACGCGCATGAAAAAGACCCCAAATCAGTTGTAGGCAGGTTCATGGTGGGTGACGTACCTACACATATTAAGGAAGTTGTTGTTGACAGCGACTACTATATTTCGGGTAGCAACAATTGGCTGTCTAATGGGCTGCATTCAAACAAAGAAGCGAGCCACATTATTCGTTTACCTCAAATCGCTCGCGAAATTAGAGACGAAACTATTCTTTCTGTTAGGACGCATTTAAGCGAGATTCATTCATCCGACATATAA
- a CDS encoding type II toxin-antitoxin system Phd/YefM family antitoxin, producing MDAISYTAARSNLAKTMDQVCEDHSPVIITRSKSQSVVMISLDDYEALQETAYLLRAPKNARRLLESVDELEQGGGQEKELLG from the coding sequence ATGGATGCCATTAGCTACACAGCCGCTAGATCCAATTTAGCAAAAACCATGGATCAGGTCTGTGAAGACCATTCCCCCGTGATCATCACCCGGAGCAAGTCGCAGTCCGTGGTAATGATCTCCCTAGATGACTACGAGGCGCTGCAAGAAACTGCGTATCTTCTGCGCGCACCAAAAAACGCACGGCGCTTGCTGGAATCCGTTGACGAGCTGGAGCAAGGCGGTGGTCAAGAGAAGGAACTTCTTGGATGA
- a CDS encoding DUF5071 domain-containing protein: MKKQQSGCGSGSVKGFSTGSLYGIYTMRLVPVDKFDDEACENMMAASNEDLVPYIDDLLECLQDLNWPIAGPVSERLSTLGVELVKPVLDVLNSDDDVWKYWIVSHFLYQVEKEVFQLCRFKLNSIKLHPTKGEVEEEVHDVVCELLLARKTA; the protein is encoded by the coding sequence ATGAAAAAACAACAAAGCGGCTGTGGATCAGGCTCTGTTAAGGGTTTTTCTACAGGCTCGTTATACGGTATTTATACAATGAGATTAGTTCCAGTAGATAAATTCGATGATGAAGCTTGTGAAAATATGATGGCTGCATCAAACGAAGATCTCGTGCCATATATAGATGATTTGCTTGAATGCTTGCAGGATTTAAATTGGCCTATAGCCGGACCTGTTTCTGAACGTTTGTCTACGCTGGGTGTGGAGCTAGTTAAGCCAGTATTAGATGTCCTAAATAGTGATGACGATGTATGGAAATACTGGATAGTTTCGCACTTCCTGTATCAGGTGGAAAAAGAAGTTTTTCAGTTGTGTCGCTTTAAGCTAAATAGTATAAAGCTACACCCGACAAAAGGGGAAGTCGAGGAAGAAGTACATGATGTTGTGTGTGAGCTGCTCCTTGCAAGAAAAACAGCATAA
- a CDS encoding YaeQ family protein, with translation MALKATIFKATLNIADMDRHYYADHQLTIAQHPSENDERMMIRMLAFALNACEGLEFTKGLSTDDEPELWKKSLSDEIELWIELGLPDESRLRKACNRARQVILYAYGSRAVPIWMEKHQNKLSRFNNLTIIELPTESTEALAGLVERNMNFQISIQDGEVSFSNEGGLVNITPAPLFP, from the coding sequence ATGGCGCTCAAAGCAACGATTTTTAAAGCCACGCTCAATATTGCCGACATGGACAGGCATTATTATGCAGATCACCAGCTAACGATAGCCCAACACCCGTCGGAAAATGACGAGCGCATGATGATCCGCATGCTGGCCTTTGCATTGAACGCTTGCGAGGGGCTTGAGTTCACCAAAGGCCTGAGCACTGATGACGAACCCGAGCTATGGAAAAAAAGCCTGAGTGACGAGATTGAGCTGTGGATTGAACTGGGCCTGCCCGACGAAAGTCGCCTGCGCAAAGCCTGCAACCGCGCGCGCCAGGTCATCCTTTACGCCTATGGCTCCCGTGCCGTACCGATATGGATGGAGAAGCACCAGAACAAGCTGAGCCGCTTCAACAACCTCACAATTATCGAACTGCCTACGGAGTCCACGGAGGCCCTCGCCGGGCTGGTAGAGCGCAACATGAACTTCCAGATAAGCATCCAGGATGGCGAGGTATCCTTCAGTAATGAAGGCGGGCTGGTGAACATAACGCCTGCACCTCTCTTTCCGTGA
- a CDS encoding LrgB family protein, whose amino-acid sequence MTELMERFVAVPDALSASPLFAVGLTLSAFFAGSWLFARIGKPLWMPPVVLSAVILAAVIAVLSVDYPSYQDGSKWITLLLGPATVALGIPLYQQIHHIRALWIPIVVTLPIAATLAAVYAVVIAWAMGATPEVLASLAPKSVTAPIAIGITEQLGGSVPLLMGGLLITGVVATLFVDLLARWLPVEDERILGFALGLNGHAIGTARAFEISHTAGAFASLGMGLTGVFTALMLPLVFRL is encoded by the coding sequence ATGACTGAGCTTATGGAGCGCTTTGTTGCTGTGCCGGACGCTTTGTCTGCCAGCCCGCTATTTGCAGTAGGCCTCACCTTGAGTGCTTTTTTCGCCGGTAGCTGGCTGTTTGCCCGCATAGGCAAGCCCTTGTGGATGCCGCCAGTGGTGTTGTCGGCAGTCATCCTGGCAGCAGTGATTGCAGTTTTATCAGTCGATTACCCTAGTTACCAGGACGGCTCCAAGTGGATAACCCTGTTGCTCGGGCCCGCAACAGTCGCTCTGGGTATACCCCTGTATCAGCAGATTCACCATATACGGGCCTTGTGGATTCCGATTGTTGTCACACTGCCTATAGCGGCGACGCTGGCGGCGGTTTACGCCGTGGTGATCGCCTGGGCAATGGGTGCCACGCCGGAGGTACTGGCTTCGTTGGCACCGAAATCTGTAACCGCTCCGATCGCTATTGGTATTACAGAGCAGTTGGGTGGATCTGTGCCTTTGCTGATGGGCGGGCTTTTGATAACCGGTGTTGTTGCGACATTGTTTGTTGATCTGCTGGCCAGGTGGCTGCCGGTTGAAGATGAGCGCATTCTCGGATTTGCGCTTGGCCTGAACGGGCATGCGATTGGTACGGCCAGAGCATTTGAAATCAGCCATACAGCTGGCGCTTTTGCCTCTCTGGGTATGGGGCTGACCGGGGTTTTCACCGCACTTATGCTGCCCCTGGTATTTCGTCTTTAA
- a CDS encoding ABC transporter substrate-binding protein, with the protein MKKLLAALVGTMALATAPVALSAEATKELKMAYDADPVTLDIHEQLSGGILQLSHMTFDPLVRWTKDLGFEARLAESWERVDDKTMRFKLREGVKFHSGNELTTKDVKFTYDRLKESQDFKAIFKPFSGINIIDDYTFELVTSEPFPLLLNTATYIFPMDSKFYSGETADGKKKDAILKHGNSFASDNLSGTGPYVVTSRQQGVRMEFERFADYWDEESPGNVKKIVMTPIKENNTRVSALLSGGVDFIAPVPPTDLDRIKRDKDSDLVTMSGTRIILFHMNQERVEAFKNPKVRQAVAYAINQEGIASKIMKGFATPAAQLSPAGYQGHNESLKPRYDVEKARQLMKEAGYEDGFTITMMAPNNRYVNDDKIAQAAAAMLARINIKVDLKTLPKAQYWPEYDDRSADMMLIGWHADTEDSANFYEFLTFCTDADSGAGQYNAGNYCNPEIDALVETANVETDLDKRAAMLQDVEKRLYDDAAFVPLHWQDLAWASKKNVKIEPILNVMNFPYLGDLVVE; encoded by the coding sequence ATGAAAAAACTACTTGCAGCTTTAGTCGGTACCATGGCGCTGGCCACGGCTCCTGTTGCTCTTTCTGCCGAGGCGACGAAAGAGTTGAAGATGGCGTACGATGCCGATCCGGTCACCCTCGATATTCATGAACAACTCTCCGGTGGCATTCTGCAGTTGTCCCACATGACGTTTGATCCTCTGGTGCGCTGGACAAAAGATCTTGGCTTTGAGGCCCGTCTGGCAGAAAGCTGGGAGCGTGTTGATGACAAAACCATGCGTTTCAAGCTCCGTGAAGGCGTGAAGTTTCATTCCGGCAACGAGCTTACGACCAAAGATGTTAAGTTTACCTATGACCGCCTGAAAGAAAGCCAGGATTTCAAAGCTATCTTCAAGCCGTTCAGTGGCATCAATATTATTGATGATTACACCTTCGAGCTGGTGACCAGCGAACCCTTCCCGTTGCTTCTCAATACCGCGACCTACATCTTCCCGATGGACAGCAAGTTCTATTCTGGCGAAACAGCCGATGGGAAAAAGAAAGATGCCATTCTCAAACATGGCAACTCATTCGCTTCCGACAACCTGTCTGGCACTGGCCCTTACGTGGTCACCTCACGCCAGCAGGGCGTGCGTATGGAGTTTGAGCGCTTCGCGGATTACTGGGATGAAGAGTCCCCGGGTAACGTGAAGAAAATCGTGATGACTCCGATCAAGGAGAACAACACCCGGGTATCGGCGCTGCTGTCTGGTGGTGTGGACTTTATCGCCCCGGTACCACCGACAGACCTCGATCGCATCAAGCGCGACAAGGATTCGGACCTGGTTACCATGAGTGGTACGCGGATTATTCTGTTCCACATGAACCAGGAGCGGGTTGAAGCCTTCAAAAATCCGAAGGTTCGCCAGGCCGTTGCCTATGCTATCAACCAGGAAGGCATCGCTTCCAAAATCATGAAGGGCTTTGCAACGCCGGCTGCCCAGCTATCACCAGCTGGCTACCAGGGCCATAACGAATCCCTGAAACCACGTTATGACGTGGAGAAAGCCAGGCAACTGATGAAAGAGGCTGGTTATGAGGATGGCTTCACCATCACTATGATGGCGCCCAATAACCGCTATGTGAATGATGACAAGATTGCCCAGGCAGCGGCTGCCATGCTTGCCCGTATCAATATCAAGGTGGACCTGAAAACCCTGCCGAAAGCCCAGTACTGGCCGGAGTATGATGACCGCTCTGCCGATATGATGCTGATCGGCTGGCACGCGGATACAGAAGATTCTGCCAACTTCTATGAGTTCCTGACCTTCTGCACCGACGCAGACAGTGGCGCTGGCCAGTACAACGCAGGCAATTACTGCAATCCGGAAATCGATGCGCTGGTTGAGACGGCCAATGTTGAGACTGATCTGGATAAGCGCGCGGCCATGCTGCAGGACGTTGAGAAGCGTCTGTATGACGATGCGGCTTTTGTTCCCCTGCACTGGCAGGATCTGGCATGGGCCAGCAAGAAGAATGTGAAGATTGAGCCGATTCTGAACGTGATGAACTTTCCGTACCTGGGTGACCTGGTTGTAGAGTAA
- a CDS encoding phage integrase N-terminal SAM-like domain-containing protein, which translates to MSKSPFLQSVRTEIRTKQYSYRTEKTYLYWVRQFILFNGKKHPAVMGNHEIERFLNHLAVNRGVSPATQNQALCAIIFLYKNVLKREIENLHYKMSKTPRRMPTVLNPEEVASILGNMEAEYWLITAHLYGCGLRVSEALSLRIKDIDLKSRN; encoded by the coding sequence GTGTCTAAATCACCATTTCTGCAATCGGTTCGCACGGAAATTAGGACGAAGCAATACAGCTATCGAACCGAGAAAACCTATCTGTACTGGGTCCGTCAGTTCATTCTGTTCAATGGCAAGAAGCACCCTGCGGTGATGGGCAATCACGAAATTGAGCGTTTCCTGAATCATCTCGCCGTAAATCGAGGGGTCAGCCCCGCCACCCAAAACCAGGCACTTTGCGCCATAATCTTCCTTTACAAGAATGTGCTGAAAAGGGAGATCGAAAACCTGCACTACAAAATGTCGAAAACACCTCGGCGCATGCCCACGGTTCTCAATCCAGAGGAAGTCGCTTCTATTCTGGGGAATATGGAAGCGGAGTATTGGCTAATCACTGCACATCTTTACGGCTGTGGCCTGAGGGTCAGCGAAGCTCTTTCGCTTCGCATAAAAGACATCGACCTGAAAAGCCGGAACTAG
- a CDS encoding DUF4160 domain-containing protein yields MFFYSNEHEPIHIHGKFNGRESKAEIHFFSG; encoded by the coding sequence TTGTTCTTCTATAGCAATGAACACGAGCCCATTCATATCCATGGTAAGTTCAATGGACGAGAATCCAAGGCCGAGATCCATTTCTTTTCTGGGTGA
- a CDS encoding transposase — translation MPRFKHYNYDQDSMVVINYQEQLQPGTFEHAVHYLIEHKLDLSVFHPKYRNDDTGRTAYDPAILLKIILFAYSKGITSSREIQWCCETNIIFKALSCDTVPHFTTLAKFVSQHAEEIEELFEQVLLVCHEQGLLGNELFAIDGCKMSSNAAKEWSGTFKELEEKRKKLKRLIRHHLREHHARDEAETEAELDRDIRRANTILSLDEAMTKVDRFLKTSSPRMGQGKRRKEVKSNITDNESGKMTTSKGTIQGYNGVATVDKKHQIIIDAQAFGEGQEHHTLKPVLESVEARSRKLGIADDIYQTGAVVTADTGFANEANMQYLHEQRINGYIPDNRFRSRDPKFAEQKDKYGKRHQNLPDKGWKGTLAASEFQFDPVKLSCVCPSGETLTYRGQREALNGKIRVHFEGRLLQCRHCPKKHQCMQNPASADHRNGSGRQVSFTIENKRLPNYTDWMKHRVDSPLGKEVYGHRMSVVEPVFGNIGTNKRLSRFSLRGKKKVQGQWQLYCLVHNIEKLANYGQLAA, via the coding sequence ATGCCCCGCTTCAAACACTACAACTACGACCAAGATTCGATGGTCGTCATCAACTACCAGGAACAGCTTCAGCCCGGCACCTTCGAACACGCCGTTCATTACCTGATTGAACACAAGCTGGATCTGTCGGTGTTTCACCCGAAGTATCGCAACGACGACACAGGCCGCACGGCTTACGATCCGGCCATTCTCCTGAAGATCATTCTGTTTGCTTACTCCAAGGGCATCACCTCCAGCCGCGAGATCCAGTGGTGCTGCGAGACCAACATCATTTTTAAAGCGCTGTCCTGCGATACCGTCCCGCACTTCACCACATTGGCCAAGTTCGTCAGTCAGCACGCCGAGGAAATTGAAGAACTGTTCGAACAAGTGCTGCTGGTGTGTCATGAGCAAGGCCTTTTGGGCAACGAACTGTTCGCAATCGACGGCTGCAAAATGTCCTCGAACGCCGCCAAAGAATGGTCGGGCACCTTTAAAGAGTTGGAAGAAAAGCGCAAGAAGCTGAAACGACTCATCCGCCACCATTTGAGAGAACACCACGCCCGGGATGAGGCGGAAACCGAAGCCGAGCTGGATCGAGACATTCGCCGCGCCAACACCATTCTCTCGCTCGACGAAGCGATGACTAAAGTTGACCGCTTCCTAAAGACGAGCAGCCCAAGGATGGGCCAAGGGAAACGGCGCAAGGAAGTGAAGAGCAACATCACCGATAACGAAAGCGGCAAGATGACCACCAGCAAAGGCACCATTCAGGGCTATAACGGCGTGGCCACGGTGGACAAGAAACACCAGATTATCATCGATGCCCAAGCCTTCGGCGAAGGTCAGGAACACCATACCTTAAAGCCGGTGTTGGAAAGTGTGGAAGCTCGATCCCGGAAACTGGGCATCGCGGATGACATTTACCAAACCGGCGCGGTTGTGACGGCTGATACCGGCTTCGCCAACGAAGCCAACATGCAGTACCTGCATGAACAACGGATCAATGGTTACATCCCGGACAACCGCTTTCGCAGTCGCGACCCGAAGTTCGCGGAGCAGAAAGATAAATACGGTAAGCGGCACCAGAACCTCCCGGACAAGGGCTGGAAGGGCACCTTGGCAGCCAGCGAATTCCAGTTCGATCCAGTGAAGCTAAGCTGTGTCTGCCCGTCCGGCGAAACCCTTACTTATCGCGGTCAACGGGAAGCGTTAAACGGGAAAATCCGGGTGCACTTCGAGGGTCGGCTGCTTCAGTGCCGCCACTGCCCGAAGAAGCACCAGTGCATGCAGAATCCAGCATCAGCGGATCACCGAAATGGGTCTGGCAGGCAGGTGTCATTCACCATCGAAAACAAACGGCTCCCCAATTACACGGACTGGATGAAGCATCGGGTGGATAGCCCGCTGGGCAAGGAAGTCTATGGTCACCGCATGTCCGTGGTGGAGCCAGTGTTCGGTAACATCGGCACGAACAAACGCCTGAGTCGCTTCAGTCTGCGAGGTAAAAAGAAGGTGCAAGGCCAGTGGCAACTGTATTGCCTGGTTCACAATATTGAGAAACTGGCGAATTACGGACAGTTAGCGGCATGA
- a CDS encoding CidA/LrgA family protein, whose protein sequence is MSMLRGFLILVLFFLLGEALRLVFLVPVSGGVLGMILMTFTLMLRGRVSDALASSSQALISILVLLIMPGVVGVFFMASQFSGQWLAVAAALLLGTFLSVLSTLLLMKGVMRLSAREQGHD, encoded by the coding sequence ATGTCGATGTTGCGCGGTTTTCTGATACTTGTTCTGTTTTTTCTGCTTGGTGAGGCTCTGCGGCTGGTATTCCTGGTGCCCGTCAGCGGTGGTGTGCTCGGCATGATCCTGATGACGTTTACGCTGATGCTGCGGGGCAGGGTAAGTGACGCTTTGGCTTCGTCGAGCCAGGCGCTGATCTCCATACTGGTGCTGCTGATTATGCCGGGAGTGGTCGGGGTGTTTTTTATGGCTTCGCAGTTCTCCGGGCAGTGGCTCGCGGTTGCGGCCGCTTTGTTGCTGGGTACCTTTTTGAGTGTTTTGAGTACGCTTTTGTTAATGAAAGGCGTGATGCGCCTTTCTGCCCGGGAGCAGGGACATGACTGA